TTCGATGAAGGGGGAGGCGGACAGAGCTATGTTATCCTGCCTCGCGGACACGGGCTTTAAACCGGCAGTCGAGACCCTAGCGAGACTCGGTGATCTTCGAGAAGTCGCGCAAAAGTGCTCGCTATGCGGTGGCGTAATGGAGCGCTTAGACGAGCTAGCCCACATGTGTATAGAGGCTAGTAGGGAATACCAGTTCGAAACATTCCAGGTCGGCTGCTCCCTACCAAGCGAGCTTGTGAAGCGCGAGGAAGAGCTTTGGCTTAGGTATCGCATCGAGAGCGCGGAATCCTTGAAAGGTGAGTTAACTAGAGAGGTGGGAAAGCGCATTACGACGCTAACCGGTAAGCAGTACTCCCTGCAGAACCCTGATGTGGTTTTCTTGATCGACCTAGGCTCGTGGAGCGTTTCGGTACAAGCGCGCCCCCTATTCATCTACGGACGTTACAGGAAGCTCGTCAGAGGGCTCCCGCAGAGCCCCTGGCTCTACAAACCGGATTCACGCGTCCTCTACCCCACTTCGATTGAAGAGCTCATTACGAAGCCCCTCGTCGCCTTAGCCAAGGGTAGCGGTGCAAAGCTCCACGCGGCCGGGCGGGAAGACTTGGACGTGAGGACCCTAGGAAGCGGCAGACCTTTCGTCGCAGAAATACTCTGCCCTAAAGTTAGGACTATAGATCTACGCGAAGCTGAACATTTGATAAATCAGGAGGCCGGCGGGCTTATCGAAGTTGAGGGGCTGCAGTTCATCGATGGCAGGATAGTTCCAAAGCTGAAAGCTTATTCGGAGATCGCTCGCAAAACCTACGTTGCGCGCGTCAGTGTTAGCAAAAAAGTTAGTGTAGATGATCTAGAACTTATCGAGAGGAGCCTTAAAGGTGCAGTTATTACTCAGAGAACCCCAACGAGAATTCTTGGTAAAAAAGCTGACAAAATTAGAAGGAAAGTGGTATACGAGGTGAAAGCTAAGATGTTAGAGGATAGTGTCATAGAGTTGACCATAACTTGCCAAGGCGGGCTGTACGTTAAGGAGCTAATTCATGGTGATGGGGGGAGGACTAAACCTAGTGTGGCCGAAATCCTTAACGCAGATGTGGTAGTAGAAGAGCTAGACGTTGTCCACATCGAAGAGCCGGCTATTGTGAAGCAGTACCTTCGCTCGAAGGGTTAGCGGCTTGGACCACGAATGGTTTAATGTGATCCTTTGTTGTCACTATGATCTTCTCCTTGCCGCCCACGCGGATCTTAATCTCGTAGGCTCTGCCTCTCTTCCCCACTATCACACCGACCTTTCCTTGATACCTTCTATGTGGTGCAGTGCTTATGTAGTTGGGGCATATGTCGATGCACACCCGATCGCCGATATTGTATTCGTATAACAGTCTGCTTAGACCTGGCCTTCCCCTTTCTCGCGGCTTCTTGCTTAGGAGCTTCCTGCTTCTATTCCTGTAGCCCTTCGAGTGCCTCACGCAGGACTCGCCGCCGCGATCATTTATAAGGTTTGTCGGCCTCTTCCTCGACTAAACTTTTAATATTGGGTATCGTTAACTATAGAGGACTGGCAATGAAAATCCTCAGCGAGAAGTTGGTCCCTATTCCTATCGTAGCTAAGCTGCTAGAGGAGGAGTCGAGGAAAAGGAACCTGAGTAGTTTTGAAGTCATTACCCTCGAGTATGCAAAGAAGTTCACTAAGATCCGTGCCGAGGCAGCTGATGAGCTGGTACAAGCACTCGTAGAAAGGGGTCTCCCCCTCGATATAGCCGTTCAGGTGGTTAATACCGTACCCGAGAGTGAAAGCGAGCTTCGGACAATACTAGCTCCCCTTTCCAGAGTTTTTTCAACAGATGAGTTACGGGAGATTATAAATTTATTAAAATCTTATAAAATTACTGAAACTTAATCTTAAGGAGATTTATATGAAATTTCAAGATAAACGGCAAAAGGTGTACGAGGACTACGTGTACATTCTGGATTTCCTGCCGTACGGCTACGCTTATTCGAGGGGAAGAAGGGAAGGTTTTAGGGGTCCTATCGCCCAAGCGTTGGGTGAAAGGTACTTTATGCTGCTCGAGCTGGCTCCGATACCGGGCCTTGAGCTTAAGGCCGGCGATAGGGTCCCACTGATTAGGGATCTCGAAGGGCAGCTTCTACGAGTCACTAGACGCTTAACTTACGATGAGCTTACAGCGAATGCTAGGGCCGAGCTTCCCGAAATAGTGAGGCGGATAGTTGAAAGCAGGGAGGCAGAGTTTGTCGAGTTCTTCAATAAGGCCGAACCCTTAACCACCAGGATGCATTCATTGGAATTACTGCCCGGGATCGGTAAAAGGCTTCTTTGGAAGATCCTCGAGGAGAGGAGGAGGAAGCCTTTTGAGTCGTTCAAGGACATTTACGAACGAGTCAAGATAGACCCTGTAAAAGCCATCTGCGAGAGAATCCTCGAGGAGCTACAAACAGAGCAAAGGCACTACATCTTCGTGAAACCATTTATCAAAACGAAGACAGAAAGAGAAGAAATCTACTAGCCTAGGTTTCCCCATCACCTTTAAAATCTCTCCGTTTTAAGATCCTCAGATGCCTAAGCGATGCCCCGAGTGCGGAGGCGAAATCATCTACAACAGGGATCTTAAGATATATATCTGCACACGCTGCGGAAGAATGTATGTGCGAGAGGAGCTGGAGGATTTACTCGAGCGAGCTCGCGAAAAGGAAGTAGGGAGAGACCTTAGGTCGCGCCGCGTATGACATTCATGCTCTTCATAGTCGGTCCAGCAGGCTCGGGAAAATCCTCCTTTGTTGCGGCATTTTCGGACTGGCTGGAGAACTTCGAGATACCGTATCTCACCGTCAACCTCGATCCGGCTGCCGAGTATATTCCCTACACGCCTGATATCGACGTGAGGGACTACGTCACAGCAAGGCAAGTTATGGAAGAGTACATGCTGGGACCCAACGGTGCGATCGTAGCCTCCGTTGATTTAATGTTGAACTTCATCCCTAGTCTCAGGGAAGAGATACATGAGGTGGCAACAGAGGGTTACGTGCTCATTGACACTCCGGGGCAGATGGAGATCTTCGCTTTCAGGCGAACGGGTACCGAAATCGTTAAGGAGCTCATGGGCGACCGTGGGGGCGTACTATTCATTGTTGACTCCGCACTCGCTACTTCCCCCTCGGCGTTCGCCTCCCAGATATTCCTAGCATCGTCTGTTTACTACCGGTTCAGAATTCCTCAGTTCAACGTTTTCAATAAGATTGACCTTTTAAGCGAAGCTGAGCTCGAAAAGATGGTCAACTGGGTTAGAGAACCAACGAGCCTCCTAGATGAGCTGGAAAAAGAGGTGGGCGGTGAAGAAAGGCTAGTCGTTAAAGGCCTCCTCGAGGCTGTAAGGGGGTTCCTCGAATCCTTCTCCATCTACTTTGCGTCCGCGAAAACGGCGCAAGGTTTGGATAGCGTTTACGCCGATCTCCAGAAATTGTACAAGGGTGGAGAGGACTTCGAACTACCTGAGCACCTTCGCGAGCTTAGGGAGCGAGAGCCCGGCTAAAGCAGGGCTTCAAGCGATTTTTGTGTCAACGCGAAGACTAGCCCACCCCCAGTTACGTGAGGCCGCAGGAAGTCGAAGGTTGTAAGTAATTTGAGGACGAAGCGGCGCTCTCGTCCCAGCAGATCTAGCAGGGCTCTACCGACGATCGATCCTCCACTCTCTAAAGCCTCAACGAGTATGTCCCTGCCCGCAGCAGCAGCCTCGCCGAGCGCGTGCGAGATGAGGTCTACTGCGGGCGGCGCAGACCATACCGGAAGGGCGGGGCTCTCCTCGCACCTCTGAATCTCCAGTGGGATGCCAAAAATACCAGCGATGCGATCAACGGCAGCTACCAGGCTCCGTGGAGCTTGTCTGGGGACCTTAGCCTTAACAACCGTTCTCGTGCTTCTGCCAAAGATGCTAGACAACGCGATCACAGCACTCACGTGCGGTATGACTACGTTGAGCGCGATTTCGTCAGGGTAGCTGTGGTCCTCGCGACAGAACCCACGCAACCACCTGAATACGCGGTAAACCTGTGATGGCGCTATGCTCTCTAGAAGCTCCAAGGTAACGCCTTCACAATTGATCATCGCTGAAGATTGGAGCAGGCGCGAGACGAGGCGGGGCGTGATCAGACCGTCAAGCACCATCGCCCGAAAGAGTATGGGTAGGCTGGAGCTGGAAAAGAGGGGCCGCGGCAGCGGCTTCGACTCGCAGAATGTTAGTTCGATCATCTATGATAACTCCAGCTAAGGTTATTTAAAGGTCATCAGTAGGTGAGGGAATGGATGAGCGGGGGACAAGTGAGGTCAGTGTTGGTGCTATGCGTTGATAGGGACAACGATATCGGCGAAGTCACGGGATTCGAAACTCCGATAGTCGGCAGTGAGCAGCTCAGCCGGGTGGCTCTCGAATTCGCAACTAAAAGGCCGGAGGATTCAGATGTGAACGCAATCTTTGCCGCGCTTAGGCTCTATCAGGATCTCAAGCGGAGTGGCAAGCTTGAAAACGTTGAAGTGGCCCTCGTAGCTGGACACAAAGATGAGGGGTTGAAAGCAGACTTGCGCATAGCTGAAGAACTCGACCGCATACTTTCGTCTAAGAAGTTTGACGGAGCGGTGCTCGTCTCGGATGGCCCGACGGATGAGTTGGTGCTCCCCCTCATTCAGTCGAGGCTTCCTGTCCTCTCCGTACAGCGGGTACTTGTGCAACAATCGAGGGGGGTAGAGGAGTCCTTCATACTCTTCCTCCGCTACCTGAGGAGGCTGTTCGAGGAGGAGAAGTACAAGAAGTACGCGTTGGGTGTGCCAGGCGCATTAATCACAATGTACATCTTGCTTTCACTCACGGTTCCGGCCTACGTATGGCCTCTAATCACGGTTTCCATCGGCTTGGCAATGCTCGTGAAAGGGTTTTCCCTTGATGCACGCTTCAAGCAGGTATACGCGTCTTCCCCCATACTTTTTACGGCCATTATAGCCTCGATGCTCATCGCAGCGTTGGCACTGGCAACTGGAATTAGCAGCGTGGCTGCTCTTGGGAGCGTTGATTTTCTCAAGGCGATCGGCTATTTCCTTCTTACCAACTTAGGCGAGCAGATGCTGGTGCTGGATCTGCTCTTCCTCGCGATCCTCCTCCCCCTCGTTGCCCTGGCTCTTGAAGCGTTGCTGGGCGATAAACGATTCGGCACAAGCGAGGTTGGCGCTGTTGCGATTGCAGTAGTACTACGTCAAGTAATCTTCGAGTACGCTCGACTCCTAGTTGGGGCTGGGAGCATCTTCACGTTGCTACTCTGGGTTGTCATTGCCATCCTAACCCTAACGGTGCTAGCGTCGATCCTACCGTTAAGCCGGCTCGTGCTTCAGCGGAGAATACACGGCGGCAGTGTCAGTAGGCAGACGATTAAGTAATGGAACTCACGGTTACGCCGCGCATGTCAGAGCACGGCGCGTTTGCGATGCATGAAGAAGGCGTAACCCTCTGCCTTCTAGTCTCGGGCGCACAGCCACAGTTAGGAGCTAGAGAGGCTGAAGCACTACTTGGGAGAAGTCTAGTGCGCTTGAGCGATCGTCTTCACATTGCTGAGGCACGCGATACTAACGAAGTGGGCGAAATGTTGCAGAGGTTGTACGATTCCGTGCTACTGCAAGAAGTTGTTATCGTCAAAGCAATATCTGCGAATCCGCCGTCCGGGAGAGATTTTTACAAATCGTTAGCTGCTTCGTGTAGTTGGAGCGAGTTAAAAAATAGATCCTTCGCTGTTACTGTTAGAAAGCTAGGGGGTTACCCCTCCATCAGCTCGATGGAGTTAGCGGCATGCGTGGCTGAAGGTATCATTGAGTCGCTGGAAGGCAGCTTTAGAGTCGATTTAGAAGCTCCGGACGTGAATATACGTTTAATCACCTCGAAGGACGCTGCAGTACTCGGAATACAGGTTCTCGATTTACGGGGTGACAGGCATAGGTTGAGATCTAAGAGGTTCAAGGTTTTCAAGCACCCAGCCTCCCTGACGCCTGAAGATGCGGGGATTCTAGTCAATTTAACTGGCTGGCGTAGCCCTCTCATCGACCCTTTCTGCGGCTCGGGAACCGTCGTGGTAGAAGCTTGTCTGAGGGGTTTGGAAGCGGTCGGCTTAGACATCGATCTCCGCGCGGCTAAGGGCGCATGTCTCAACCTAGCGTTGTTTTCATGCAGCGCGCGGGGTCACATCGTCGTGGGAGATGCTACACGTCCCCCCTTCAGAGCCGGAGCTTTCAGAGCCATAGCTACAAACCCACCCTACGGTCGAATTCTAGCTACGACGGAACCCTCATTGGAGCTAGCTCGATCAATGCTGAACGAAGGAGCCCGTATAACCACGCACGATGCAGTCTACACGCTAGTCCTACCCTCCCCTCTCAACCTGAGCGAAGAGGGCTTCCACGTAGAAGCGTACCCTGTACGCGTCCATGGCAAGCTCACGAGATATTTTACGGTGGTGAGGAGGAGAGATGATTAAGGGATCCGCGCGCGTGACGTTTCTGGGCACTGGTGCTTCATCTCCCACGAAGAAGAGGTGGTTACCCGGCATCCTAGTGAGGATTCGCAACGAATTTCTCCTGCTCGACTGCGGGGAAGGCGTTCAGTACCGAATTCTGACTGCTGGACTGAGGGTTAACAAGCTTTCAGCCATCCTCATAACGCATCTGCACGGCGACCACGTGTACGGGCTGCCCGGCCTACTCGAATCGCTCAATAATTGGGGTAGAGCCAAACCTCTAACAGTCGTCGGTCCGCAAGAGCTTCTAGCGTTTCTTGAATCTCTACGACTTCGCGACAAGTTGGACTACGAAATAGTGTTTGTAAGTGCACGCGATAAGTTGTCTTTCAGGGGAGATGGGTACACAGTAAAGGCAGTAGCGGTAATGCACGGGCTCGAAGCCTATGGTTACGTGATAGTTGAGGACCCCCTACCCGGGGAATTTAATGCCGCCAGAGCAGAAGCGCTAGGGATACCGCCTGGCCCAGAAAGGACGAGGCTAGTTCAAGGTTACCCTGTAACGCTACCTAATGGTAGAGTCGTCCATCCGAGCGAAGTAGTGAGTCCGAGCAGAAGGGGATTAAAGATTGTATACAGCGGCGATACCACACCCTGCACTACCCTGGTAGAGGCTGCCCGAGATGCCGATTTACTCATCCACGAAGCAACGTTCTCATCCGGACACGTGAACGAGGCGGAGAACAGTTTCCACTCGACTAGCGTGGACGCCGCACAAACAGCTCAAAAAGCAAGTGCAAAGTTCCTCTTTTTGACCCACTTTAGCAACAGGTATAGCGAGGATGATCTATCTCAACTTTTAGGCGAGGCACGCAGCATATTCAAGGAAACGTTTTTGGCTAAAGACTTACTGCAGCTCGAACTACGAAGACTTTATATGAATGGATTAACAATATGGTTTAATAATCTTTCATAAACCCATCACGCGCTCCGATTAAAGTTACTCGCAGTAACCAGCGCGGAGACTATGGATCCGGGGGACTTGTAATCTCCTCGACTGGTACCCCTTGTACTGTTCGAGGAGCTAACCAGAGTATTGCTGCCTCCGGATCCTTACAGTTCACCTCAACGATTATCGGTCCGAGCGGGCTTTCTTCGAATTCGTATGTGCAGAAACTGACTCTGCCGGCGTAAGCGGCCTGCTTATTGATGTAAAACGTAAACCCGCTGGCTGTTAAACCCTTCAACATGAACGTGCGCGCCGCGTCAAGGATCCTTTGCTCGAAGAGGAGGCGCCTGAATTTGAATAAGCTGCTAGCATCACCCTCGCCTACTAGGAAGGTGCTCTCACCCACTCGCTCCTCAGAGAGCTTTACGTCGAAGAGATTCGTAACGGCCTTAGCGACTTTTTCTTTATCCTCTGTTGGCCTGACTTCTACTCTAACGAGGACCCTCATCGCTGCGACCTGAGCTACACTACTCTTACGCGGTTAATCTTCTTGTTCTGCCACGAGTACTTTCTCATCCTGCGGGATCTACCGAAACCGCACGCCGCGCAGTAGTGCTTCCTCACGTTATAGCTGTGCCGACCGCATCGGCGGCATCTGATGTGGGTCTTCTTCCTCCCCCTCTTGCCGAAGGATGTGGTCCCCTTCACCATGGCTACCGCCTCTTCTTCATGCTGCTGGGCTGATGAGGATCACATTATCCCCCCTAACTACGACGTGCCCCAACTTACGCGTACGGCCTTCCTTAACCTCCTCTGCTTCCTCGAGTAGTAAGTTAAGGTGAGAGTCGAAGCTCTTCAGCACCCCTCTTAGCTCTCTACCACCCTTTAGCTTCACTAATACTTGCTTATTCACTGAGCTCCTGAGCAAGTTTAGTGTAGAGCTCATCTCTCGCGCACCTTCACCGGCCTCTATCGATAACTCTATATAAGCCAATCGCCACAGTGCCGTTGAGGGGGCCCGTGGCCTAGCATGGAAAGGCGCCGGCCTTCGGAGCCGGAGAACCCGGGTTCGAGTCCCGGCGGGCCCGCCATCGTTAAATTTCTGCTGATAGATCGTCGACAGACTACAGCTAGCCTTAGGTGGGCAGTGGGGAGGTTCTAAGGTATTCCTTGAGTACAGCCAGTTAAACCCTTCTCGCGTGTACGTTTTAACTGGCTACAATGTGACGAAGTCCTCAACCGTGGGTAAGCGTGGCGGGAGCCCTTTTCGCTTCCGTATCTCCATGATTAAGTCCGTGAGAACTGATTGAGGGACTGGA
The sequence above is drawn from the Thermofilaceae archaeon genome and encodes:
- a CDS encoding tRNA pseudouridine(54/55) synthase Pus10, whose protein sequence is MKGEELLSVARNVLAERALCDSCLGRLFGMLGYGLTNAERGRAIKTVLLMESYDSMKGEADRAMLSCLADTGFKPAVETLARLGDLREVAQKCSLCGGVMERLDELAHMCIEASREYQFETFQVGCSLPSELVKREEELWLRYRIESAESLKGELTREVGKRITTLTGKQYSLQNPDVVFLIDLGSWSVSVQARPLFIYGRYRKLVRGLPQSPWLYKPDSRVLYPTSIEELITKPLVALAKGSGAKLHAAGREDLDVRTLGSGRPFVAEILCPKVRTIDLREAEHLINQEAGGLIEVEGLQFIDGRIVPKLKAYSEIARKTYVARVSVSKKVSVDDLELIERSLKGAVITQRTPTRILGKKADKIRRKVVYEVKAKMLEDSVIELTITCQGGLYVKELIHGDGGRTKPSVAEILNADVVVEELDVVHIEEPAIVKQYLRSKG
- a CDS encoding 50S ribosomal protein L21e, with the protein product MRHSKGYRNRSRKLLSKKPRERGRPGLSRLLYEYNIGDRVCIDICPNYISTAPHRRYQGKVGVIVGKRGRAYEIKIRVGGKEKIIVTTKDHIKPFVVQAANPSSEGTASQ
- a CDS encoding RNA polymerase Rpb4 family protein; this encodes MGIVNYRGLAMKILSEKLVPIPIVAKLLEEESRKRNLSSFEVITLEYAKKFTKIRAEAADELVQALVERGLPLDIAVQVVNTVPESESELRTILAPLSRVFSTDELREIINLLKSYKITET
- a CDS encoding DUF655 domain-containing protein: MKFQDKRQKVYEDYVYILDFLPYGYAYSRGRREGFRGPIAQALGERYFMLLELAPIPGLELKAGDRVPLIRDLEGQLLRVTRRLTYDELTANARAELPEIVRRIVESREAEFVEFFNKAEPLTTRMHSLELLPGIGKRLLWKILEERRRKPFESFKDIYERVKIDPVKAICERILEELQTEQRHYIFVKPFIKTKTEREEIY
- a CDS encoding ATP/GTP-binding protein, whose product is MTFMLFIVGPAGSGKSSFVAAFSDWLENFEIPYLTVNLDPAAEYIPYTPDIDVRDYVTARQVMEEYMLGPNGAIVASVDLMLNFIPSLREEIHEVATEGYVLIDTPGQMEIFAFRRTGTEIVKELMGDRGGVLFIVDSALATSPSAFASQIFLASSVYYRFRIPQFNVFNKIDLLSEAELEKMVNWVREPTSLLDELEKEVGGEERLVVKGLLEAVRGFLESFSIYFASAKTAQGLDSVYADLQKLYKGGEDFELPEHLRELREREPG
- a CDS encoding DUF373 family protein → MSGGQVRSVLVLCVDRDNDIGEVTGFETPIVGSEQLSRVALEFATKRPEDSDVNAIFAALRLYQDLKRSGKLENVEVALVAGHKDEGLKADLRIAEELDRILSSKKFDGAVLVSDGPTDELVLPLIQSRLPVLSVQRVLVQQSRGVEESFILFLRYLRRLFEEEKYKKYALGVPGALITMYILLSLTVPAYVWPLITVSIGLAMLVKGFSLDARFKQVYASSPILFTAIIASMLIAALALATGISSVAALGSVDFLKAIGYFLLTNLGEQMLVLDLLFLAILLPLVALALEALLGDKRFGTSEVGAVAIAVVLRQVIFEYARLLVGAGSIFTLLLWVVIAILTLTVLASILPLSRLVLQRRIHGGSVSRQTIK
- a CDS encoding THUMP domain-containing protein; protein product: MLQRLYDSVLLQEVVIVKAISANPPSGRDFYKSLAASCSWSELKNRSFAVTVRKLGGYPSISSMELAACVAEGIIESLEGSFRVDLEAPDVNIRLITSKDAAVLGIQVLDLRGDRHRLRSKRFKVFKHPASLTPEDAGILVNLTGWRSPLIDPFCGSGTVVVEACLRGLEAVGLDIDLRAAKGACLNLALFSCSARGHIVVGDATRPPFRAGAFRAIATNPPYGRILATTEPSLELARSMLNEGARITTHDAVYTLVLPSPLNLSEEGFHVEAYPVRVHGKLTRYFTVVRRRDD
- the rnz gene encoding ribonuclease Z encodes the protein MIKGSARVTFLGTGASSPTKKRWLPGILVRIRNEFLLLDCGEGVQYRILTAGLRVNKLSAILITHLHGDHVYGLPGLLESLNNWGRAKPLTVVGPQELLAFLESLRLRDKLDYEIVFVSARDKLSFRGDGYTVKAVAVMHGLEAYGYVIVEDPLPGEFNAARAEALGIPPGPERTRLVQGYPVTLPNGRVVHPSEVVSPSRRGLKIVYSGDTTPCTTLVEAARDADLLIHEATFSSGHVNEAENSFHSTSVDAAQTAQKASAKFLFLTHFSNRYSEDDLSQLLGEARSIFKETFLAKDLLQLELRRLYMNGLTIWFNNLS
- a CDS encoding RNA-binding domain-containing protein, translating into MRVLVRVEVRPTEDKEKVAKAVTNLFDVKLSEERVGESTFLVGEGDASSLFKFRRLLFEQRILDAARTFMLKGLTASGFTFYINKQAAYAGRVSFCTYEFEESPLGPIIVEVNCKDPEAAILWLAPRTVQGVPVEEITSPPDP
- a CDS encoding 50S ribosomal protein L37e, encoding MVKGTTSFGKRGRKKTHIRCRRCGRHSYNVRKHYCAACGFGRSRRMRKYSWQNKKINRVRVV
- a CDS encoding LSM domain-containing protein, whose translation is MSSTLNLLRSSVNKQVLVKLKGGRELRGVLKSFDSHLNLLLEEAEEVKEGRTRKLGHVVVRGDNVILISPAA